A genomic stretch from Bordetella sp. N includes:
- a CDS encoding cell division protein FtsQ/DivIB, with translation MWNDARTTNLIANTLAVCAVLAMLAGGVVWLAKRPYFNLAAIELEPMPDSQLHYVSPASVRATLAGEMVGNFFTVNLDNARELFESVPWVRHASVRRIWPNTLRVRIEEQQPLALWNENQMINTWGESFTANTGELDDEEALPHFSGPDGSESLVVQRYAELARWFAPLDMHVQELDLSARYAWRAKLSNGLLLDLGRDPGADAPDPNGPPGALPFAARIQRFVQAWPALLPKLEGRAVLQADLRYPNGFALALAPLPEPEKPKPKPIPKKR, from the coding sequence GTGTGGAACGACGCTCGCACCACCAACCTCATCGCGAACACGCTGGCCGTGTGCGCGGTGCTGGCCATGCTGGCCGGCGGGGTCGTGTGGTTGGCCAAGCGGCCCTATTTCAATCTGGCTGCCATCGAACTGGAGCCCATGCCGGATTCGCAACTGCATTATGTGTCGCCTGCGAGCGTGCGGGCGACGCTGGCTGGCGAAATGGTGGGCAACTTTTTCACGGTCAACCTGGACAACGCGCGCGAGCTGTTCGAGTCGGTGCCCTGGGTGCGGCATGCCTCCGTGCGCCGCATCTGGCCCAACACGCTGCGCGTGCGCATCGAGGAGCAGCAGCCGCTGGCGCTGTGGAACGAGAACCAGATGATCAACACCTGGGGCGAATCGTTCACGGCCAATACGGGCGAGCTGGACGACGAGGAAGCGTTGCCGCATTTCTCGGGGCCCGATGGCAGCGAAAGCCTGGTGGTGCAGCGCTATGCCGAACTGGCGCGCTGGTTCGCGCCGCTGGACATGCATGTGCAGGAACTGGATCTGAGCGCGCGCTATGCCTGGCGCGCCAAGCTGTCCAACGGCCTGCTGCTGGATCTGGGCCGCGATCCTGGCGCGGATGCGCCGGATCCCAACGGCCCGCCTGGCGCGCTGCCCTTCGCGGCGCGCATTCAACGGTTCGTGCAGGCCTGGCCGGCGCTGTTGCCGAAACTGGAGGGTCGAGCGGTACTGCAAGCCGATCTGCGCTATCCCAATGGCTTTGCCTTGGCGCTGGCGCCGCTCCCCGAGCCCGAAAAACCGAAACCGAAACCCATCCCCAAAAAGCGTTGA
- the ftsA gene encoding cell division protein FtsA, protein MTRDIKDLIVALDIGTSKVVAVVAEILPENRFEVLGLGQHESRGMRKGVVVNIETTVNSIQRALEEAELMADCKIRDVYTGIAGSHIRSFNSSGMVAVKDKEVTSTDVARVIETAKAVNIPTDQQVLHVLTQEFIVDGQEDIREPIGMSGLRLEVRVHIVTGAVSAAQNIVKCVRRCGLEVQDLILQPLASSLACLTADEKELGVVLVDIGGGTTDVAIFTGGAIRHTAVIPIAGDQITNDIAAMLRTPTPDAEEIKLRYGVAKQVLASPDETVEVPGLGDRGPRLVKRQALGAVIEPRIEELFTLVQQVVRDSGYEDLLASGVVLTGGSAQLPGMVELAEDVFLKPVRVAVPEYEGSLADVMRNPRFATVMGLLQEARMQRVRGRKVAAQTGNFKSLLTRMKEWFMN, encoded by the coding sequence ATGACCCGTGACATCAAGGACCTAATCGTCGCCCTCGATATCGGCACCAGTAAAGTGGTGGCGGTGGTCGCCGAGATCCTGCCGGAGAACCGCTTCGAGGTGCTGGGCCTGGGCCAGCACGAGTCGCGTGGCATGCGCAAGGGCGTCGTGGTCAATATCGAGACCACGGTCAACTCCATCCAGCGCGCGCTGGAAGAAGCGGAGTTGATGGCGGACTGCAAGATTCGCGACGTCTACACGGGCATCGCCGGCAGCCACATCCGCAGCTTCAATTCCAGCGGCATGGTGGCGGTCAAGGACAAGGAAGTGACGTCCACGGACGTCGCCCGCGTGATCGAAACCGCCAAGGCGGTGAACATTCCGACCGACCAGCAAGTGCTGCACGTGCTGACGCAGGAATTCATCGTCGACGGCCAGGAAGACATCCGCGAACCGATCGGCATGAGCGGCCTGCGGCTGGAAGTGCGCGTGCATATCGTGACGGGCGCGGTGAGCGCCGCGCAGAACATCGTCAAGTGCGTGCGCCGTTGCGGCCTTGAAGTGCAGGACCTGATTTTGCAACCGTTGGCATCCAGCCTGGCCTGCCTGACCGCGGACGAAAAGGAATTGGGCGTGGTGCTGGTGGACATCGGTGGCGGCACCACCGACGTGGCGATCTTCACTGGCGGCGCGATCCGCCACACCGCGGTGATCCCGATCGCGGGCGATCAGATCACCAACGACATCGCCGCCATGTTGCGCACGCCGACGCCGGACGCGGAAGAAATCAAGTTGCGTTATGGCGTGGCCAAGCAGGTGTTGGCCAGCCCCGATGAAACCGTTGAAGTGCCGGGCCTGGGCGATCGTGGTCCGCGCCTGGTGAAGCGGCAGGCGCTGGGCGCGGTCATCGAGCCCCGTATTGAAGAGCTGTTCACTCTGGTACAGCAAGTCGTGCGCGACTCCGGCTACGAAGATCTGCTGGCGTCGGGCGTGGTGCTGACGGGTGGTTCCGCGCAATTGCCTGGCATGGTGGAGTTGGCCGAGGACGTGTTCCTGAAGCCGGTGCGCGTGGCGGTGCCCGAGTACGAAGGCAGCCTTGCCGACGTCATGCGCAATCCGCGCTTCGCGACGGTCATGGGTCTGCTGCAAGAAGCGCGCATGCAGCGCGTGCGCGGTCGCAAGGTGGCCGCGCAGACAGGTAACTTCAAGAGCCTGCTGACGCGTATGAAAGAGTGGTTCATGAATTGA
- the ftsZ gene encoding cell division protein FtsZ encodes MMNFEMLDNSTKGTVIKVVGVGGAGGNAVAHMIRNGVNGVDFICANTDAQALAATNAPVQIRLGRTGLGAGAKPEQGRASAETAREEIRAALNGAHMVFITAGMGGGTGTGAGPVVAEVAKELGILTVGVVTKPFTFEGNKRLKMAEDGIGELAKHVHSLIVVLNENLYDLMDEDATQEDCFKSADDILHNACAGIAEIINVEGNVNVDFEDVKTIMGEQGQAMMGTASAAGADRARVAAEHAIACPLLEGIDLHGARGVLVNITASRSLKMRETREIMETIRGYASDDATVIFGTAYDESMGENLRVTVVATGLGRAASRPQLVQSTAEVLRTGTDNMPMGGMQHTGGAAPQGDYRNLDMPSVMRNPRSQASAQVRALESSGMDHFDIPAFLRKQAD; translated from the coding sequence ATGATGAACTTTGAAATGCTAGATAACAGCACCAAAGGCACCGTAATCAAGGTGGTTGGTGTTGGGGGCGCGGGCGGCAATGCCGTCGCGCACATGATCCGTAACGGCGTCAATGGTGTGGATTTCATCTGCGCGAATACTGACGCTCAAGCACTGGCGGCGACCAACGCGCCCGTGCAGATCCGCTTGGGCCGTACCGGCCTGGGCGCCGGCGCCAAGCCGGAACAAGGCCGTGCTTCGGCCGAAACCGCGCGCGAAGAAATCCGCGCCGCGCTCAACGGTGCCCACATGGTGTTCATCACCGCGGGCATGGGCGGCGGTACGGGTACGGGCGCGGGTCCGGTCGTGGCTGAAGTCGCCAAGGAACTGGGCATCCTGACCGTCGGCGTCGTCACCAAGCCGTTCACGTTCGAAGGCAACAAGCGGCTGAAGATGGCCGAAGACGGCATCGGCGAACTGGCCAAGCACGTTCACTCGCTGATCGTGGTGCTGAACGAAAACCTGTACGACCTGATGGACGAAGACGCGACGCAGGAAGACTGCTTCAAGTCGGCCGATGACATTCTGCACAATGCCTGCGCCGGCATCGCGGAAATCATCAACGTCGAAGGTAACGTCAACGTCGACTTCGAAGACGTCAAGACGATCATGGGCGAACAGGGCCAGGCCATGATGGGCACCGCCAGCGCCGCCGGCGCCGACCGCGCCCGCGTCGCCGCCGAGCACGCCATCGCCTGCCCGCTGCTGGAAGGTATCGACCTGCACGGCGCTCGCGGCGTGCTGGTGAACATCACCGCCAGCCGCTCGCTGAAGATGCGCGAAACGCGCGAGATCATGGAAACGATCCGTGGCTACGCATCGGACGACGCGACCGTGATCTTCGGCACCGCCTATGACGAGTCGATGGGTGAAAACCTGCGCGTGACCGTGGTCGCCACCGGCCTGGGCCGTGCCGCCAGCCGTCCGCAACTGGTGCAGAGCACGGCTGAAGTGCTGCGCACCGGCACCGACAACATGCCGATGGGTGGCATGCAGCACACCGGCGGCGCCGCTCCCCAGGGCGACTACCGCAATCTGGACATGCCGTCGGTGATGCGCAATCCGCGCAGCCAGGCATCGGCTCAGGTGCGGGCGCTGGAAAGCTCGGGTATGGATCACTTCGACATTCCGGCATTCCTGCGCAAGCAGGCGGACTGA
- the lpxC gene encoding UDP-3-O-acyl-N-acetylglucosamine deacetylase encodes MFRQRSIQNLVKTTGVGVHSGRRVELTLRPAAPNTGIVFHRIDLPEVVDLPATATGVGDTRMASVLQQGNVRVSTVEHLMSALAGLGIDNLHVDLTAEEVPIMDGSAATFVYLLRSAGIVEQNAPKHFIRVLKPIEVREGEGRNEKWARLEPHDGYALAFSIDFRHPAIDSTANFAEIDFATHSYTREIARARTFGFVNEVETLRSMGLARGGSLDNAIVMDEYRVLNSDGLRYDDEFVKHKILDAIGDLYLLGKPLVARYVACKSGHYMNNQLARALLAQQESWELVTYESQAAAPKAFRYEWKLA; translated from the coding sequence ATGTTCCGTCAGCGCAGCATTCAAAATCTGGTCAAAACGACCGGCGTAGGCGTCCATTCCGGTCGCCGGGTGGAGCTCACCCTGCGCCCTGCTGCGCCGAACACGGGTATCGTTTTTCACCGCATCGACCTGCCCGAGGTCGTCGATCTGCCCGCGACAGCGACCGGGGTCGGCGATACGCGTATGGCGTCGGTGCTGCAGCAGGGCAATGTGCGGGTCTCCACCGTCGAACACCTGATGTCGGCCCTGGCCGGCCTGGGTATCGACAACCTGCACGTGGACCTGACCGCTGAAGAAGTCCCCATCATGGACGGCAGCGCTGCAACCTTTGTCTATCTGCTGCGCTCGGCCGGCATCGTGGAACAGAATGCGCCCAAGCATTTCATCCGCGTGCTCAAGCCTATCGAAGTGCGCGAAGGCGAAGGACGCAACGAGAAATGGGCCCGCCTGGAACCGCACGACGGTTACGCGCTGGCCTTCTCGATCGACTTCCGCCATCCGGCCATCGATTCCACGGCGAATTTCGCCGAGATCGATTTCGCCACGCATTCGTACACGCGCGAAATCGCGCGTGCCCGTACCTTCGGCTTCGTCAACGAAGTCGAAACGCTGCGCTCCATGGGCCTGGCCCGTGGCGGCAGCCTCGACAACGCGATCGTCATGGACGAATACCGCGTGTTGAACAGTGACGGCCTGCGTTATGACGACGAGTTCGTCAAACACAAGATCCTCGACGCCATCGGCGACCTGTATCTGCTCGGCAAGCCCCTGGTGGCCCGCTACGTGGCGTGCAAGTCCGGTCACTACATGAACAACCAGCTGGCGCGCGCGCTGCTGGCCCAGCAGGAAAGCTGGGAACTGGTGACCTATGAATCGCAGGCGGCGGCGCCCAAGGCCTTCCGCTACGAGTGGAAGCTGGCCTGA
- a CDS encoding DciA family protein — protein MKKPPYRRPRSAPGRQQATPLGWLGHDNHAASMLATVRLHMQIQAAVAKILPPALGEVCRVARIETDKLQLAVPSAAHAAKLRQMAPRVAQALSAAGWQLNEISVKVQAGMKPPPPPPPPREAAPLDDTALEAFATLQKNLRPGKLADAVARLLKHHKPTSES, from the coding sequence ATGAAAAAACCTCCATACCGTCGTCCGCGTTCCGCGCCGGGCCGCCAGCAGGCTACCCCGCTGGGATGGCTGGGACATGACAATCATGCCGCCAGCATGCTGGCCACCGTTCGCCTGCACATGCAGATTCAAGCTGCCGTGGCCAAGATCCTACCGCCGGCGCTGGGCGAAGTGTGCCGCGTGGCACGCATTGAAACCGATAAATTGCAACTCGCCGTCCCCAGCGCCGCGCATGCGGCGAAGCTGCGCCAGATGGCGCCGCGCGTGGCTCAGGCACTGTCGGCCGCTGGCTGGCAGCTCAACGAAATCTCCGTCAAGGTGCAAGCCGGCATGAAACCGCCGCCCCCGCCGCCACCGCCGCGCGAAGCCGCGCCGCTGGATGATACGGCCCTGGAGGCATTCGCCACCCTGCAGAAAAACCTGCGGCCAGGCAAGCTGGCCGATGCAGTGGCGCGTCTGCTGAAACATCACAAGCCGACGTCGGAGTCCTAG
- a CDS encoding M23 family metallopeptidase, producing the protein MHARGNSDGHLTLGGGRLAFLMGTLLALAAMIGAYGASMYRNLALPQPQAGSDITPLASEQAIRNAAFVRDNLNMLAGRVGALQAKMIGIDALSRRLATAAGVTLIEPQGDGKVTVADASGQNAGADGKPALMSAADPQADGVMDDNFTDREPPSLDPGSAQALGRQLDALLVNASAQSSTMDMLDAALSRRSGDLARLPTSMPVDGFGYLSSSYGWRRNPVTGRYAMHEGVDFPAPRGTPILAAAGGVVTEAGSENGYGKLLEIDHGDGMSTRYAHASELLVKKGDVVERGQLVARVGSTGRSTGSHLHFEVRLAGQPLDPKLFLGPPATAPPALAATPSTKGG; encoded by the coding sequence ATGCATGCCCGCGGAAATTCGGACGGGCACCTGACCCTCGGTGGCGGCCGCCTGGCGTTCCTGATGGGAACCCTGCTGGCCCTGGCCGCGATGATCGGGGCATATGGCGCGTCCATGTACCGCAACCTGGCGCTGCCCCAGCCGCAAGCCGGCAGTGACATCACCCCGCTGGCCTCCGAGCAGGCCATCCGCAACGCGGCCTTCGTGCGCGACAACCTGAATATGCTGGCAGGGCGCGTAGGCGCCTTGCAGGCCAAGATGATCGGCATCGATGCCCTGAGCCGGCGCCTGGCGACGGCGGCCGGTGTGACCCTGATCGAACCGCAGGGCGATGGCAAGGTCACGGTGGCCGACGCCTCCGGGCAAAATGCCGGGGCGGACGGCAAGCCGGCGCTGATGAGCGCGGCCGATCCGCAAGCCGATGGCGTCATGGACGACAATTTCACGGATCGCGAGCCGCCCTCGCTGGATCCGGGATCGGCCCAGGCCCTCGGTCGCCAGCTCGATGCCCTGCTGGTCAATGCTTCCGCGCAGTCCAGCACGATGGACATGCTGGACGCCGCGCTGTCGCGCCGCTCCGGCGATCTGGCCAGGCTGCCCACCTCGATGCCGGTGGATGGCTTCGGCTATCTGAGTTCCTCCTATGGCTGGCGGCGCAACCCGGTGACGGGGCGCTACGCCATGCATGAAGGTGTGGATTTTCCCGCACCGCGGGGCACGCCCATCCTGGCCGCCGCCGGCGGCGTCGTCACCGAAGCCGGTTCGGAAAACGGCTACGGCAAGCTGCTGGAAATCGACCACGGCGACGGCATGAGCACGCGCTACGCGCATGCGTCGGAACTATTGGTGAAGAAAGGCGACGTGGTCGAACGCGGCCAGCTCGTCGCGCGCGTCGGGTCCACCGGCCGCTCCACCGGATCGCACCTGCATTTCGAAGTCCGTCTGGCGGGCCAGCCGCTCGACCCCAAACTCTTCCTCGGTCCGCCCGCGACCGCTCCGCCCGCCCTGGCCGCCACGCCGTCCACCAAGGGCGGCTGA
- the secA gene encoding preprotein translocase subunit SecA, whose translation MLFLLKKLIGSRNDRLLKQFRKTVSQINGFESSISALSDEALAAKTDEFRNRYKQGTSLDDLLPEAFAVVREAGKRVFGMRHFDAQMLGGITLHNGKIAEMRTGEGKTLMATLPVYLNALSGRGVHVVTVNDYLARRDAEWMGRLYRFLGMSTGVVVPQQPNEEKKAAYAADITYGTNNEFGFDYLRDNMEYRIEDRRQRELSYAIVDEVDSILIDEARTPLIISGQAEDHTELYIRMNAVPPLLARMQAEPKPQEPEPEGDYWVDEKSQQVYLSEAGHEHAEQILARLGLLPEGESLYEPRHIALMHHLMVALRANTLFFRDQQYVVQDGEVVIVDEFTGRLMVGRRWSDGLHQAVEAKEGVKIQHENQTLASITFQNYFRMYDKLSGMTGTADTEAYEFQEIYGLETVIIPTNKPMVRKDQNDQVFKTNDEKFNAILEDIRDCHQRGQPVLVGTTSIENSELLSSLLQRAKLKHEVLNAKQHAREAEIVAEAGKPGHITIATNMAGRGTDIVLGGSVDKQVDLVRADPDLAEAEKEARIAKIRGEWKPMNEQVKAAGGLRIIGTERHESRRIDNQLRGRAGRQGDPGSSRFYLSLEDPLMRIFAGDRVRAIMERLKLPEGEPIEAGMVTRSIETAQRKVEGRNFDIRKQLLEYDDVANDQRKVLYAQRNDVLEASSVSETVENLRDAAVTEMFRNYVPAESVEEQWDIPALQRTLEGDWQLELPLADILEKEPNLTDEDLHERVLQAARELYAAKAGQVGTEAWGQFERSIMLQAIDQHWREHLSSLDFLRQGIHLRGYAQKNPKQEYKREAFELFSGMLDRIRDDVVRVLMTVRVQSQEQVAEAEAEAAQSHVQNVQYHHSDYDEALAGQDDDQQGQAPQRNVLPKVGRNDPCPCGSGKKYKQCHGKLV comes from the coding sequence ATGCTTTTTCTGCTCAAGAAACTCATCGGCAGTCGCAACGACAGGTTGCTGAAGCAATTCCGCAAAACCGTCAGCCAGATCAACGGCTTTGAATCCAGCATCTCTGCCTTGTCGGACGAAGCGCTGGCCGCCAAGACCGACGAGTTCCGCAATCGCTACAAGCAGGGCACGTCTTTGGACGACCTGTTGCCGGAAGCCTTCGCCGTGGTGCGCGAGGCCGGCAAACGGGTCTTCGGCATGCGCCATTTCGACGCGCAGATGCTGGGCGGTATCACGCTGCACAACGGCAAGATCGCCGAAATGCGTACCGGCGAAGGCAAGACGTTGATGGCGACGCTGCCGGTATATCTGAATGCCTTGTCCGGCCGCGGCGTCCATGTCGTGACGGTCAACGACTATCTGGCCCGGCGCGACGCCGAGTGGATGGGGCGTCTGTACCGCTTCCTCGGCATGAGTACCGGGGTGGTGGTGCCGCAGCAGCCCAATGAGGAAAAGAAAGCCGCTTACGCCGCCGACATCACGTACGGCACCAACAACGAATTCGGCTTCGATTACCTGCGCGACAACATGGAGTACCGCATCGAGGACCGGCGCCAGCGCGAGCTGTCCTACGCCATCGTCGATGAAGTCGACTCCATCCTGATCGACGAAGCGCGCACGCCGCTGATCATCTCTGGCCAGGCCGAAGATCACACCGAGCTGTATATCCGCATGAACGCGGTGCCGCCGCTGCTCGCGCGCATGCAGGCCGAGCCGAAGCCGCAGGAACCGGAACCCGAAGGCGACTACTGGGTCGACGAAAAGAGCCAGCAGGTCTACCTGTCCGAAGCCGGGCATGAACACGCCGAGCAGATCCTGGCCCGCCTGGGCCTGCTGCCGGAAGGCGAGTCGCTGTACGAGCCGCGCCATATCGCACTGATGCATCACCTGATGGTCGCCCTGCGCGCCAACACGCTGTTCTTCCGCGACCAGCAGTACGTGGTGCAGGACGGCGAAGTGGTCATCGTCGACGAATTCACCGGCCGTCTCATGGTGGGTCGCCGCTGGTCCGATGGCCTGCATCAGGCGGTCGAGGCCAAGGAAGGCGTCAAGATCCAGCACGAAAACCAGACGCTGGCTTCGATCACTTTCCAGAACTACTTCCGCATGTACGACAAGCTGTCGGGCATGACCGGCACGGCCGACACGGAAGCGTATGAGTTCCAGGAAATCTACGGGCTTGAAACGGTCATCATTCCGACCAACAAGCCCATGGTCCGCAAGGACCAGAACGATCAGGTCTTCAAGACCAACGACGAAAAGTTCAACGCCATCCTGGAAGACATCCGCGACTGCCACCAGCGTGGACAGCCGGTCCTGGTCGGCACCACCAGCATCGAGAACTCCGAACTGCTGTCGAGTCTGCTCCAGCGCGCCAAGCTCAAGCACGAAGTGCTGAACGCCAAGCAGCACGCCCGTGAAGCGGAAATCGTGGCGGAAGCCGGCAAGCCGGGCCACATCACCATCGCCACCAACATGGCGGGCCGTGGTACCGACATCGTGCTGGGCGGCAGCGTCGACAAGCAGGTCGACCTGGTGCGTGCGGATCCCGACTTGGCCGAGGCCGAGAAGGAAGCCCGCATCGCCAAGATCCGCGGCGAATGGAAGCCGATGAACGAGCAGGTCAAGGCCGCTGGCGGCCTGCGCATCATCGGTACCGAACGCCACGAGTCGCGCCGTATCGACAACCAGTTGCGCGGCCGTGCCGGCCGTCAGGGCGATCCGGGTTCTTCGCGCTTCTATCTGTCGCTGGAAGATCCGCTGATGCGCATCTTCGCCGGCGATCGCGTGCGCGCCATCATGGAACGGCTGAAGCTGCCGGAAGGCGAGCCTATCGAAGCCGGTATGGTGACGCGTTCCATCGAAACCGCGCAGCGCAAGGTGGAAGGCCGCAACTTCGACATCCGCAAGCAATTGCTGGAATACGATGACGTCGCCAACGACCAGCGCAAGGTGCTGTACGCCCAGCGTAACGACGTGCTGGAAGCTTCCTCGGTCAGCGAAACCGTGGAAAACCTGCGCGATGCCGCCGTCACGGAAATGTTCCGCAATTACGTGCCGGCCGAGTCGGTCGAGGAACAATGGGATATCCCCGCCCTGCAGCGCACGCTGGAAGGCGACTGGCAGCTGGAACTGCCCTTGGCCGACATCCTGGAAAAGGAACCCAACCTGACCGACGAAGACCTGCACGAGCGGGTCTTGCAGGCAGCGCGCGAGCTGTACGCCGCCAAGGCGGGCCAGGTCGGTACGGAAGCCTGGGGCCAGTTCGAGCGCTCCATCATGCTGCAGGCTATCGACCAGCACTGGCGTGAACACTTGTCGTCGCTGGACTTCCTGCGTCAGGGCATTCATCTGCGCGGCTATGCGCAGAAGAATCCCAAGCAGGAATACAAGCGCGAAGCCTTCGAGCTGTTCTCGGGCATGCTCGACCGCATTCGCGACGACGTCGTGCGGGTGTTGATGACCGTGCGTGTGCAGTCGCAGGAGCAGGTTGCCGAAGCGGAAGCCGAAGCCGCGCAGTCGCATGTGCAGAACGTGCAGTATCACCACTCGGACTACGACGAGGCATTGGCTGGTCAGGACGATGACCAGCAGGGCCAGGCGCCGCAGCGCAACGTCTTGCCCAAGGTGGGACGTAACGACCCTTGCCCTTGCGGCAGCGGCAAGAAGTACAAGCAGTGCCACGGCAAGCTGGTCTGA
- a CDS encoding VOC family protein: MLHAVGRTEFDHAVIMVRDRLEELAPHFERQGYTLSDTAIHNLGSWNRLIVLESAYIELLGWPPGKPPARKEIADSPLGLEALVLRTNDAQATYERLRDAGFAVNPVQVLKRDAQFDGQVVEAQFHTVRFAEQPVPGIRMYFCRHITPEYVWTPALMDHANGATSVTRIDARSPDARATAEVIARVADVPVEAAGEGWDVLLGNVRLHVAQDAAASQPGLVALTLENRAGSHYTLDIGL; this comes from the coding sequence ATGTTGCATGCGGTAGGACGTACTGAGTTCGATCACGCCGTGATCATGGTGCGCGATCGCCTGGAAGAACTGGCGCCGCACTTCGAGCGTCAGGGCTATACCCTCAGCGACACGGCGATCCACAACCTGGGGTCGTGGAACCGCCTGATCGTGTTGGAAAGCGCGTATATCGAGCTGCTGGGCTGGCCGCCCGGCAAACCGCCGGCGCGCAAGGAAATCGCCGACTCGCCGCTGGGGCTGGAAGCGCTGGTGCTGCGTACCAACGACGCGCAGGCAACCTATGAGCGTCTGCGCGATGCCGGCTTCGCCGTCAATCCGGTGCAGGTGCTCAAGCGCGATGCGCAGTTCGACGGCCAGGTCGTCGAGGCCCAATTCCATACCGTGCGTTTCGCCGAGCAGCCCGTGCCCGGCATCCGCATGTACTTCTGCCGTCACATCACGCCGGAGTATGTATGGACGCCGGCGCTGATGGACCACGCCAATGGCGCGACGTCAGTGACCCGCATCGACGCCCGTTCGCCGGACGCGCGCGCCACCGCCGAGGTCATCGCCCGCGTCGCGGACGTGCCGGTGGAAGCGGCCGGCGAGGGCTGGGACGTGCTGCTGGGGAATGTGCGGCTGCATGTCGCGCAGGACGCGGCGGCGAGCCAGCCGGGGTTGGTGGCGCTGACCCTGGAAAATCGCGCGGGCAGCCACTACACGCTCGATATCGGGCTATAG